The DNA region TATCTTTTACGGGCTCACCCCTCTTGAGCTGGAGCTCATCGGGCCTCATGTAAACGGAAAAGCCACCTAACCGGTAAACAGCCGCCTGAAATGAGTTTCTGGTTCTAGTAGAGGGCTTCTTAAACAGAAGAGCAACGGCTTTCCCCTCCAAGGGTTTAACCCTTATCCCAGAGTACCACATCTTCTTCAGATCCATGGACATCTGGATAAGGTACTCCAGCTCCTCTCTCGTGAAGTCCCTTGTGGTGATGAAATCCCTACCTCTCAGATCGAACAATGCCATACGAATCCCCCCTGATTGGTATGCATTATATCAGTTAGCTAAGCTAAGAACTTTTCTACGAGAGATAGCTTCTCTGGTTCATTGACACCCACAAATCAAGTACGTAATTCGTCGATATGCGCTGTCAACTCCTACCGGATTGACCGCGCACGTATATCATTACGCTGTTATATTCCAATTGTAAGCATCTTTTTCGGAAACAGGGAGACCTGAGGGCTCTTGGATATGAGATGACACATTTAAACTATCAATCTTTAAAAGTAACTTCGCTGGATTAGTAGGGGAGCGTATGGCTCTCAGCAAGAATGTATTAGTTATCATTGTTGTAGCCCTCATCGTAATAGCGGCCGCCGCATTCTATCTAACCCAAACTGGCCCTGCCACTGGTGGAACCGTGAAAGTTGGTTTAATAGCTCCTTTGACTGGTGGATTGGCTGAGCATGGTTTGGATATGAAGCAGGCAGCTATCTTGGCCGTTGATGAGATAAACAAGCAGGGAGGAATACTGGGTAAGAAGGTTGAGTTAGTCATAGAGGACACCGAGTGCAATCCCACCAAGGCGACCGCAGCAGTCCAGAGGCTGCTCACTCAGGAGAACGTATACGCCGTATTCGGAGAGTACTGTTCTACGGTCACTTTGGCTGTTCAGCCTTCGATCATGGAGGCTAAGAAACTTCTGTTCGTTCCGGTCTCGGTCGCTACCAAAATAACGGAGCAGGGATACAAATACACATTCAGAACTTGCGCTAATCAGTGGATGCAGACGACGCAGAACGCTGATTGGGTGGTGGAGCACCTGAAACCCAAGACTGCTGCAATGCTGGGTGTGAACGACGATTATGGGAGAGAGGGGCTCAAAATATGGGGAGATCGGGCCAAGTCGAAGGGAGTCAAGATAGTTGCGGAGGAGTACTTCGACAAGGGATCGACTGACTTCACATCGCAGCTATCCAAGATAAAGGCAGCCAATCCCGATGTGATATTCGTCGTCGCTAACATAAGGGACGCCGCCAACATACTCAGGCAGGCCCACGAGATAGGTCTCTACAAGCAATTCGTCATGCTAGGCGGAGTGACCAGCGACGAGTTCCTACAGCTGGCGGATGACGATGCTCTTGGGCTGGTTCATGTGAGTTACTTCGAGCCCACCTCTAAGAGGCCCGCTGCAGCTGAGTTCGTCAAGAAATTTAGGGAGAGGTGGGGAAGGAACCCAGCGATGTACGCTGCTGGAGTATGGGACGCCTTCTTGGCGTTCAAGCTGGGCGTTGAGAAAGCGGGTACATGGGATGTCGATAAAGTGGCTGATGCTATAAGATCTCTCAGGTTTGAGGGAGCTCAGGGAACTATATACTTCGACGAGAAAGGACAAGCCCAGACCAAGGTACTGCTCGTCCAAGTACAGAAAGTAGGAGGGAAACTCAAGAGAGTCATCCTTTACCCGCCGTCGGATAAGCAGGGAGAGTACATACCTCCAGAGAAGCTTTACGGTGGCTGATCAACCCTCATTTCCACTTTTTCCTTTTGGGAAGGGATGGACTGTGGTAGTACAGCCCATGGAGCTCCTAGAGCAGATACTCTTCGGCCTGATGATAGGTGGTATCTATGGAGTGATAGGCGTCGGCCTAACAATGATATTCGGGGTCATGAGATTGAGCAACTTCGCGCATGGAGAGTTCTACATGCTTGGAGCTTACTTCACCTACACCTTTGTCACATTGATAGGAGGAGATCCTTTCATACTGGCTCCTCTAGCGGCCATCGCCGTCGGAGCGGTCGGTATAGCCATAAACAGGCTACTGTTCAAGTCCCTGTATGAGGAGCTGAAGGAGGCTAAGGGTGCTGCCGCCTTCTATTTCCAAGATCTGAAGTTCATTATGCTCACGATAGGTCTCAGCATACTCTTCGTGGATCTAGCACTCGTCTTGTGGGGACCCATACCGATCTCCATACCCAGCCCGCTGACCAAGCACATAGTCAAGCTGCCCGGAGGGTTGTCATTCAGTTTGGCCAGGCTAATAGCATTTGTGGTGGCCATAGCAACGCTCGTTGGGCTATATGCTTTTCTCAAGTTCACTAAGACGGGTAGGGCAATAAGAGCAACGGCTCAGAACCCATCAGCTGCGATGCTTGTGGGAGTGAACATATACAAGATATACGACGTTACTATGTTTCTATCTACGGGGCTGGCCGCGCTCGCGGGTGGTATTCTTGGACCCATTTACAACGTGTACCCGACCATGGGTCTGGATGTGGTCGCCAAGGCCTTTGTGGTTGTGATCACGGGAGGCATGGGGAACGTAATTGGGAGCATCTTGGCAGGCTTTCTCATCGGCCTAGCTGAGAGCTTGGGAGGGCTGTTCCTAGGAACTGAGTATAAGCAGGTCGTGGCTTTCGTGATAATGATCATAGTGCTCTGGGTCAGGCCGGAAGGCATCTTAGGAGGAGGGAGGAAGTGATGCTGGGGATCACCAAGGATGTAGTTACGGAAACCTCCAAGTACTATCTGATCGCTCTGATCCTGCTGATACCCGTCCCTCTAGCTGGGGACTATGTCACTCACGTGACCATACTAGTCATGCTTTACGCAGTGACGGCTGCCAGCTTGGATATACTGGTAGGGTATACTGGTAGACTTTCTCTAGGGCATGCAGCCTTCTTCGCTGTTGGGGCATATACATCAACCCTCCTCGCGATGAATTGGGGTGTGAGTCCTTGGATCGGGATATTCATCGGCGGCTTAATGGCCTCCGTGTTCGGGCTGATACTTGGAGTTCCCTCTTTGAAGCTGAGAGGGCCCTATCTAGCTATATCCACTCTGGGATTCGGAGTAATAGTTTGGTTGATGCTGATAAACTTGGATTGGCTCACCAGAGGACCGTTGGGGATACCGGGAATTCCTCCTCTCCCCGGAATAGGTCCCATCGACTTCAGGAGTAAGGTGGCGTTCTACTACGTGGCACTCGCTTTCACTTTGATCTCCATCTTCCTACTGCATCTGCTAACGAAGTCCAGGGTTGGGAAGATACTCATGTCAATCAGGGAGGATGAGGATGCTGCTCTATCGGTGGGCGTCGATGTCCCCCTATTCAAGGTTTACGCTTTTCTGATAGCCACATTCTTCGCTGGAATATCTGGGGGGCTTTATGCTCACTACCTCAGGTACATCAGTCCTGAGATATCCACATTGGGAGAGTCAATATACATACTCTCTATGACCATAATCGGCGG from Thermoproteota archaeon includes:
- a CDS encoding ABC transporter substrate-binding protein, whose protein sequence is MALSKNVLVIIVVALIVIAAAAFYLTQTGPATGGTVKVGLIAPLTGGLAEHGLDMKQAAILAVDEINKQGGILGKKVELVIEDTECNPTKATAAVQRLLTQENVYAVFGEYCSTVTLAVQPSIMEAKKLLFVPVSVATKITEQGYKYTFRTCANQWMQTTQNADWVVEHLKPKTAAMLGVNDDYGREGLKIWGDRAKSKGVKIVAEEYFDKGSTDFTSQLSKIKAANPDVIFVVANIRDAANILRQAHEIGLYKQFVMLGGVTSDEFLQLADDDALGLVHVSYFEPTSKRPAAAEFVKKFRERWGRNPAMYAAGVWDAFLAFKLGVEKAGTWDVDKVADAIRSLRFEGAQGTIYFDEKGQAQTKVLLVQVQKVGGKLKRVILYPPSDKQGEYIPPEKLYGG
- a CDS encoding branched-chain amino acid ABC transporter permease, producing the protein MVVQPMELLEQILFGLMIGGIYGVIGVGLTMIFGVMRLSNFAHGEFYMLGAYFTYTFVTLIGGDPFILAPLAAIAVGAVGIAINRLLFKSLYEELKEAKGAAAFYFQDLKFIMLTIGLSILFVDLALVLWGPIPISIPSPLTKHIVKLPGGLSFSLARLIAFVVAIATLVGLYAFLKFTKTGRAIRATAQNPSAAMLVGVNIYKIYDVTMFLSTGLAALAGGILGPIYNVYPTMGLDVVAKAFVVVITGGMGNVIGSILAGFLIGLAESLGGLFLGTEYKQVVAFVIMIIVLWVRPEGILGGGRK
- a CDS encoding branched-chain amino acid ABC transporter permease, whose product is MLGITKDVVTETSKYYLIALILLIPVPLAGDYVTHVTILVMLYAVTAASLDILVGYTGRLSLGHAAFFAVGAYTSTLLAMNWGVSPWIGIFIGGLMASVFGLILGVPSLKLRGPYLAISTLGFGVIVWLMLINLDWLTRGPLGIPGIPPLPGIGPIDFRSKVAFYYVALAFTLISIFLLHLLTKSRVGKILMSIREDEDAALSVGVDVPLFKVYAFLIATFFAGISGGLYAHYLRYISPEISTLGESIYILSMTIIGGFGTLVGPVMGAAVLSLLQELLRSYLEYRYLIYGMLIILVMKFFPSGIYGIVQFILRKVRE